The Thermococcus henrietii genome segment TTTATTATCGCGAAATTTGTCCGAAGTTCATTCGAAAGCATAGACCCCTTTATGTGTATTCCCTGGGCTATGTCGTTGGTAACGTAGGCCAGTGCCCCAGCAACGCTCCCAGCAACGAGCACGGCAACTATGAACATTATGAGTTCGCTTGCAGGCCCACCTGCCCCCATCAGCTCACCTCCGTTGGACAGCCCCTCGATGTGGTAACGTACACCGAGTTCGTCGTTGTGTTGTAGTACCAGTTGAACCTGACCCAGCACCCATTGCCGAAGACTACGTTCAGCGTGTGGTGAGTGCTATCGAGGGGTATGTACGTAACGTTCAGCAGGACCTCACCGCCAGGGAGGAGATAGGTGTAATTGGAGAGGAAACCAACGTTATCGTCGTTAACGTTGTAAAGTGTAACCAGCTTTCCATCATACGTTCCGCTCCAGTGGGGAACGTATAGGGTAATCCCATTGCTCCGAATTGCGAGGGTTATGTTGTAATATGTAGTCCCCGTACTGACACTACTGTTCTTAGCGTTTAGAGAGGACAGAGTGTTCAACTGTGAAAGCTTGAGGTTGTACCAATACTCGCGGGCGGCCTGAACGTTGGCGTAGGCGTTGTCCCAGGCTGTGTAGAGCGTCCCAGCCATCATCAAAAATGAAATGAAGATTATCGCTGCACTCGCTGAGACGCTGAACCCCATAGGCCGCCCCCTCCAAGCCCTCAGATGCCGTAGAACTCATCGAGCGTCTTTTCCAGCATCTTGATTTCCCTTTCAAGTTTGTCAAGGACGTTTCTGTTAATCCTAAGTCCCCTGAGACGCTCGATGAACAGCAGGCTTATGAGGTGGTCCTGAACGGTGAGCTTCTCGGCCGGCTTCCACTCCGGGTCCCTGTGGTGCGGTCTGGTGCCCTTGGCGTAGCGGAGCAGCTGGTTGAGCACTTCCTCGCTTATCCAGCCGATTTCGTAGTAGAACTCTAGAACCCTCTCGAGGTTCTGTATGCCGACCCTGTCGATGAGGAATCCGAGCCACTTGAGCGCTATCATGGTGGAAACGATGTCCTCGGGTAGCTTCTCAAGCCTGGCCTTCCTTGGCTCCTCCTCGAAGAGAAGGCTCGCGATGTCCTCGGGAATCTGAAGCTTTTCAGCCATGCCAACACCACCTTCCTTCTTTTCTTCAACAACCTCATGAGCGGGAACTTCTTCAATCGAAATTTCCTCAACCCCCTCCTCGGGGACGACCTCAACTTCTTCGGGCGTTTCTTCTGTGGGAGCCTCAACTTCCTCAACTTTGACCTCTTCGGGTACTTCCTCGACGACCTCCTGTTGCCCCGCCTCTTCGGAAACCTCCTCCGCGGGTTTTTCCTCGACTTCTTCGACCTCCTCGACGGTCTCCGGCACCTCCTCAACCTTGAGTTCCTCGACCTCTTCCTCTTCGACAGGGGCCTCTTGGACCTCGGCTACTTCTTCAACCTCCGAAACCTCGGGAACTTCCTCGATTTCCACAACTGGCCCGGCCTCTTCGGCCTTCTCCTCCTCTTGGGCAAGCTCTGCCTGGGCCTCTGCAACGGCCTGCTCAGCCGCGGCGAGCTCCTCCTCGCTGACCTCTTCGCCGGCCTCAATCTTGGCCTGGAGCTCTTCAAGCCTCTCCTGAGCCTCCTCAAGCTTCTCACTTGCAGTCTTCTCCTCAACCTTCTCCGCGAGCTCCTCAACCTTCTTGTGGAGCTCCTCAAGCTTTTCGACGAGCTCGGAGGGAGTCTCTTCTTTCTCCTCCTCTTCAAGGAGCTCCTCAAGCTTGCCAATCTTCTCGTGGACTTCCTCAACCTTCTTCGAGACGGATTCGGCCTTTTTCTCATGAACATCGAACTTGGCCGTTTCAAGGGTCTCAACGAGCCTGCTCAGCTGCATACTGAGGTCCGTAAGCCTTTTGCCCAGCTCGTCAACGCGCTTGCTGAGCTGTTCGTACTTGGTAACCTGGTTGCCGTAGGTTTCGAGGACCTTCTGGATTATCTTCTCAAGCTGTTCGTAGGTGAGGTTCTCCTTTCTCGCTATCAGCTTCTCCCGGAGGTCGTTTATGACGACGCTGGGAACCTTGCCCTTGAGCTCTGCGAGCTTTGCGTTGATGTCTGCCTCTGTGACCAGCCTTGCCATCTCCATGCGTCACACCTCCGCAAGCACCTCATAGATTATCGAGTCGAGGTCAACGCCGTAACCGGCGAGCACCTTTATGTCATTCTTTATCTGGGCAAT includes the following:
- a CDS encoding flagella, which encodes MGFSVSASAAIIFISFLMMAGTLYTAWDNAYANVQAAREYWYNLKLSQLNTLSSLNAKNSSVSTGTTYYNITLAIRSNGITLYVPHWSGTYDGKLVTLYNVNDDNVGFLSNYTYLLPGGEVLLNVTYIPLDSTHHTLNVVFGNGCWVRFNWYYNTTTNSVYVTTSRGCPTEVS
- a CDS encoding FlaD/FlaE family flagellar protein, which gives rise to MEMARLVTEADINAKLAELKGKVPSVVINDLREKLIARKENLTYEQLEKIIQKVLETYGNQVTKYEQLSKRVDELGKRLTDLSMQLSRLVETLETAKFDVHEKKAESVSKKVEEVHEKIGKLEELLEEEEKEETPSELVEKLEELHKKVEELAEKVEEKTASEKLEEAQERLEELQAKIEAGEEVSEEELAAAEQAVAEAQAELAQEEEKAEEAGPVVEIEEVPEVSEVEEVAEVQEAPVEEEEVEELKVEEVPETVEEVEEVEEKPAEEVSEEAGQQEVVEEVPEEVKVEEVEAPTEETPEEVEVVPEEGVEEISIEEVPAHEVVEEKKEGGVGMAEKLQIPEDIASLLFEEEPRKARLEKLPEDIVSTMIALKWLGFLIDRVGIQNLERVLEFYYEIGWISEEVLNQLLRYAKGTRPHHRDPEWKPAEKLTVQDHLISLLFIERLRGLRINRNVLDKLEREIKMLEKTLDEFYGI